The Brassica oleracea var. oleracea cultivar TO1000 unplaced genomic scaffold, BOL UnpScaffold01282, whole genome shotgun sequence DNA window TGAGGaagcaaataaaaagaaagagaagaaggtgACGTTAAATGATGAGTTACAACTAACAGTTAATGTTCATGGTAGTGGAGATTTGGAAGATGAGATTGCACTTCAAGAAATATGATCAAGAAAGAATGGAAAGAATTGAGTTTTTGAAACATTATAAATAGGAATCTTAAAATTTTCTAGTTTGTTAGGGAAATTTATCTCAGTTCATtttctctctagggtttcaattttgttttgttgttttctctATTTCACAACATCATTGCCGAGAGAGAAAATGAACTGAGATCAATTTCATCCACATATAACAGGCATACatttacatatggttttgagggaaagatatatatactatgtcgtcaaaaaaaagtaatcataaaaataatatcgaTTTATAGGTTATCCGCAGTAACCATGGTTTACACGCAATACATGTACATGAACACCAAATGTTATCCCCAAAACACTAACAAGTCCATGGATACTAAGAAGTCATCGATAATTATGTATCCACCAAACTATGtacacaaatatcaaaatacatcgtacattaatttaaattaagttttttttttaaattatgaaaataaaaatgtaaatatggACATCAAAATGTCAAGAAAAAAgatgatatattttatatatttaatttataaagtagaatatataatagtgacaaaaatattatgttaggaaaattaaaaaaaaaattagtgtaaaaatattattttatgagaaagagagataaaatatatacttttatagtatatttttctttcatacgataatattttatttggcACATCTATTATTTAgccaacaattatttttattaatttaaatttgtagctttttaattactttctatttattttttaactaatcGGTTAACTCATGATTATCCAACAAGGGCATTTCTGtctcaatttttttcaaaacacaTACAAAATGCTTCTCCATCAGAATGTGTCTTTTTATGTAAAGTAAAGAAACAATGAGTCATAAAGTAAAGACACAATGGTTTACTATGAGTGGACGTATGTTCGGAACCGAAATTTGAACCCAAATCTAATCCAAAAAATCTGACTTCAAATCCAATCCGAAATAGAAAATTACTCAAACAACTATTGAGTTAGAAAAATTGGTTATCCGAATCCAAAATCATTTGATAACCAAAGTCATTCTTTGATAAATGATCACTATGAGTCAGACTCAATAGAATTTGATCAATCCTTTTTTCCGTCCTTAAGGTGGAGAACTGAGCCAaagattctttttctttatcatcaATCGAATCATTGTTCGCGACCCAGGATTCGATTTTATCATCAATCCAATCACCGCTcacgttttttctttttcttatcaatGAATAGATGTCTTTACTTGTATGACTTAGATGTCTCGTATTTCTCGAAAAAGTGATTCGATTGATGGGATTTGGTATGATACTTATGAGATCGATGATATCGATGAAGTTTATTTTCAAATCTGTCTTCTTAGAACGTATTGATTTGACCCCATAAGCGGGATCACCACCCCATAGCATGTTGCCGCCAGAACCCCGTATTTCTTCTAGACAATCTCCTAATTGTTCCAGAGCAACTAGAAAAAGATTCTTTAACCAGAAAGAATTCTGTTCAGATGTAGGATACCTATCCAGAAGTTTTCGCAACTCAATCATGTATGATGGAATCGTCAAAGATTTGATCTTTTCGAATTATGTATGTAACTCACTATAGGCTcggaaaacaaagagaagatgtGTAACGATATATCCAGCaacaaaaagaaggaaaaaaattgaatagaGGACCTCACGAACATTTGGCAATCTCAGATGTGTCGATATCAATGATGACTCATTATTTCGATGAATCATTTCTTCGGACAGAAAAAAGATTATGTAAAGACTTACTCGAAATCTCACCTATCAGATTCCTTTGTGGAAgggactttttttctgaagaatTCGCCATGATATATCTAATCCATGCATAATATCATGaaaaattgatacaaatttTTGACTGCTACTTAGTATCCGCAATAGGTctgaaaaaatatctaaaaatatcaaatttagatATTTGTACCCTGTCGAAGTAAAGAACCATGGCATATATGTTTGGAATAGATTCCATTTTGAGAGAGTTGAAAAAGCACTATCGAAAATGAATACAAATTTTTGACCGCTACTTAGTATCCGCAATAGGTCTGAAAAAGTAtctaaatatatcaaatttagaTATTTGTACCCTGTCCAAGTAAAGAACCATGACATATATGTTTGGAATAGATTCCATTTGAGAGAGTTGAAAAAGCACTATCTCGTTGAAAGGTTCTATCCATCTGCCCTTTGACAACGTATTTTTTAGGCAAAGACTCCgttttttcctctataaatatttttcagaacATGGAGTGTGAATCAAACCAACGTTTGAATTGAAATTGAGATACTGATGCAAGCTATTCTCTTCTGAATCGGATAgattcatatatatttgaaagagTTTGACAATACATTCTTTCAAAATTGACTCTTTGTCCCTCTATTGTGTTCCAGAAATGTCTGCAATCGAGTAAATAGCTCTACGAACTAATGGATCGGATCGAATTGGAAAATGAAACGATTTGTACAAGTTATACTTTTCATCACCACTTTGTGGAAAATCTTTAGATATAAATATCTTAGATACGTGTGATTCGATTAACGAAGGTGAATTGTATCTCTCTTAAAAGCATGTTTTTTTACCACCACACGAAGAAAATATGAACACACCCAAATTTATATAAGATGTTTccttaaaacatatatttcctTATACCTAgacattttgtattttttgttgataaatttggtattttggttatttaaacTTCAGttttttcagatatatatatattagctcaggtataaatataagatttgataaaaaccaaaatatttccattatatatatgaatatttaatataaaaaattggatACTTCAATTATATCTGAAAATAATCGAACCTGAAACTTACCGAATTGAaacaaatccaaatataaaattgttaGAGAAGGTAGTAAATatctaaaccaaaatatttaaaccaaatccAAATAGGTACCCGAACATCCACCTCTATAGTttacaacaaaaccaaaataattttaaaacttaaaatcctttgatttttaaaaaaaaatatttaagaaaaagtttccaaaaaatGAAAAGGGTCTTAAAAAAAGTTTCCACCCCTATAGGGTGATGTATGGGCCTTCGGGTCTTCCTAGTCAGTTAAAAAGTAAGATTTATGGGCAAAAAAAGGGTGTGATCCACTTTTGGTACTCATTTGTGAGAAGGAAGTACCCCACGGTATGCAAGCACTTCTCCAAAAAAACTTACTTTTATTAGCCccaaataaataatcaaacgaAACGTGAATTTGGTTTTATATAAACTCACATGATATATTGTGTAAGACAATCAATTTCATTCAAGTagtaaattacatttaaaagGATTTTACACTTTTATggaatatataacaattaaactaaaatttgatatcatatgtggcatatttaatttatctaacttatttttttaagcaaaaaaaaattatctagcTGATTCTAGGAGGAAAATACACTTTCATAGTTGTAATTAATCTGCTTCTGTTATTAGTATACATCTTGCAACCATGGAGTAGAAAGAGACGTATAGACCTTTCTTGACGTAAACAGATACGCATACATATGTGAGATCacgtgtgtatatataatttatctatatacTGTATCAACTATATTGTGTCTGCAtaaatacatacatacataGCTATGTAGATTATGGGTGCCAGTTCATGTTAGGAAGCTGAAACGCCTGTCTTAAAACCCCATGATCAGCTAGAGTCGACGTCGTATCGATGACTCCATTTCCATGAAACCCTGAACTCTGAGGAATTTCACTAAGCATCGAGACAAATGAGACATTGTAGTTGTCATTATTGAGATCACTCGTATGATGGAACCTCTTGCTCGATAAGAAGGACCCGAAAGAAGATGATCCAGAGGCCTCATGACCTATACGATACTGACCACACAAGGAACGTTTGTCCGAAGAAACGGCCATACCATCGAAAAAGTGTTCTtcgttattattattgttgttgttgttgtctaaGACCGATGTGGAAGATGAATTAGCAGATGATTTTGAGAGCATTCCTTCCACGAGATCTTCTCTTAGTAATACTCTCTCCATTGTTGGTCTTTGTGAACTATTCTTCTTATAGATCCTACAAAGAACCCAATCGTCTAGCTGCGATTTTTGGTATATTAATAAATACACCAAaccatattacatatatttagtatataataattaatagcgTACGCGTTAGTCGTATCAACTCATTTAATAGAGACTATCATGAATTATacccaaaataatatttttgctCGAGTTTCCCACGTGAAACAATGTTGTAGACTAACAAGTAGATGTTAGATAATTTTCCACGTGGTGACGGTATGAGGaccttattttatattttagaatctATATAAGCCGATGACCAAAAATTGTTAGTAGATGTTACACCATTTCGCATACCCGTAGTGAGTTTTTCCTTGACGTGGTTGAGTCGGGTGGCTTAGCAGCGGTGTTAAGGTTACCATCAGTGAGGCGATATTCATGCATGATCCAATCAGTTTTAATCCCTTTAGGAGGTTTTCCACCATAGAACACAAGCGCTTTCTTGACCCCAACCTTGTGACTATTGCACGTAAATATTGGTTTATCGGTTCCCGTGGCTTTCCAGTAACCAGAAGTTGCTGCCCGATTCGGCCTAACCCCATTGGGATACTTCCGATCTCTAGGACTAAAGAAGTACCACTCTTGTTCTCCAAAACTCGCCTTGCCTAAACCATTCAAAATACCGTACGTTAACCAAGTGATCACCATCCATCAGTAAAAGAAAAGATGTCAATGGACTCATAATCTAACTAACTATGCATTTTAAtcgaaacaacaaaaaacaaattaggaAATATATAGGTAAGTGTATATACTTGGAAGCTCCCAAGGATCAAACTTGTAAAGATCAATCTCGGCGATGATTGAGACCGGTAGTGGAATAGAAGCAGCTTTCTTCTTGAGGTAATGAACTACAAGTTCTTCGTCGGTCGGGTGAAACCGAAACCCGGGAGGGAGATGCGGATGACCCGGCCCTATGGTCGAATCCCCCATGTTTTCCATCAACTCGCTATTTTCAAATGAGTTATTCTACGAAGACCGCCTCATGATACTCAAGGGAGAATATGTAAGCAGaggattttgatattttggagaGTGAAGGTGTATCATATAAGATGCAAGAAGAAATAGGTGTTAGGTTTGTGTGTGCATACGAGTACCGAACTGGGTCCCTTGATAAGAAAATGACACGTGGCTAATCGTGGGGCCCAGAATAAGCGGCCAATGTGCATTAAATGTTGGAGAAAAAGCAGGTTTTTTCGAACTGCCTTATGTCATGCCTTTCTTATGCTACACATCACGCACATACCTCATTTTGGGTTTTTTgcaaatcttttatatatctattattataaaagagaGTTTCCTCTCTCCTGGGCGCGCCACGTCAGATTCCACATAGATAAGTCGTTCTTTCTCGCGCTGACACGTGTCCTGTACGGCTTAAACTCGGCGTAAGTGTGAATCGTAATGGGCTTTTCCGTGATTTGCACATTGGGCTTTAGGTTTGGTCATTCTTGTCGGCCCGCGAACATGTTATTCACACTTTAAACCTAATCACTCGATCAAAGCTTTGCTCCGCGTCTCTCCCTTTCCTTCGACTGCTACGCGTGACCTCTGAGTTCCCTTCACCTGTATGAAACGGGAGGAGGTGTAACTTCGTTTTTATTCCAATTGATTCAGTCGCCCACTACACGGTATTCAAGGTGCCGTTCGTCTGACGGAGGCGGTGTGAAATCCGTATAAATATGTGAGTACTTTTCATTTCGAACTCATCCTCTACTTCTATCTCTTGCAATATACTGATTCGTGTTGTATGGCTATTTCTAGAGTTTTTTTCTCCGACTTGAAGTACGGAAGTTGCTCCTCCGTCGTCGAGGCTCGGCTGCTGGTCGACGTGAATGTAAGTTCgtttcttcgtttttttttcagatctatgtTCGAACATTCCGGTAGATTTCTCATTGTTTATTGATACTGAGATAtaatctatttctttttttttttactcttctCGATTTCATAGAgatgattgattgtttgaactaCAAAAATTATTGCTGCAAATCTGCAGGGATGTCTCTGGCTCTTGAAGGGTCGAGGATCTTGAAGGAGAAGACGTTTTAAAGTCAGAGTTTTGCGCAGATGTTTTTGACAATGTCTGGCTTTGTTATCACATCGATGAAGAGTATCCTGTTAAGGCCAAGAACGGGGTAAATAACAATCATCAAACTCTTCTTTAAAGTGTTATGTCTTTGGAGCCATGATCTGTCTGACTCTTAGGTTTGTTCGTGTCTTAGCTTTAGATTTGTTCAGAGGTTATAGCTCTTGGTTCCTTTTAAACATGTACATCATTACTATTTTCAATCAATGATGAAATTAGAGCTCTTAGTTTGAGCTCTTAGGATGAGCTCTTAGTTTCGAAAAATCCAGACTAGCATCGAGCTCTTCCCCCAGCTCCCCAATAACACCTCTGATCAAACATAACAATTGTAGCGTTAgataatcaatcaatcaatcgatgATGGGTCAACATGAAAATGTGAGGATGAGATTTTACATGTTGTCGCCTCTGATAATGTACAAACCCCAACACAAGTAGTTGTACTCCTTCCTGATATATCAAGACACGTAAAACACCAACACATTCAGAGAGTGAAAACCAAAGGAAGATGTCTCAATGCTCAATCAGTAACTTAGAAGTGACTTTGTTCATGTTTGAGCCCACAAGTGATTAATAAGACAGTTAAAGACGCAACTCTTTTGAAACCATCCATCCACCCTTTTCTGTTTCCTTACATGTTTTAGACAGAAACATGTCTTAGACAGAAACATCGAATCCGAAAGATGTATCTCcaatatttatcattttgaCAAAAGCATCTTTTGATGAAACAAAAGGGAATATACACACTGTGGATAAAGATTTGACTTACCTAGACTAGCTAAAGCGTTTCAAAAATGTACTCCCAATATTTTCCAATCAATTATGATACTGATGATAGCATTAAATCTGATTCAGTGCGAGCTCAATTTCAACACATCAACAGTATCTCTCGAGAGTCGAGATAAACGATCTTCCTGCCAGATACTGCATCAAAATCGAACCATAGCATTGGTGAAGCGACACCGAGGCAACACCAGCAGCAACTGAGTGCCATCTCTTGAGTATTGGACTGAAACATTCACGTTCTCGTAACGCTAACTCCTCTGTTTCCTTAGCTAGATGTAGTAGTGTTGCAGccgcttcttctccttcctctgtAGCTAAGATTTTAGCCTTTGTGTTCTCTATCACCTACAAAGAAAAAGATTACATAACCTTAAAAGAACATAAATagtcatgtttattaatttattgaatattaatttatagaatttctaATGTACCTTAGAAAATGCGGTTTTAATAGACGCTCTTATGTAATAATCCACACGGTCTCCTgaataatcaattaatttaacgTCGCCTTTCCCTTGAGAGATTGTCACATCCTCTCCCAAGATTTTTGATGATGATAACGCTAATGGGAGAAGATTCTCTATCAACCCCACATTGCCTCTTTGGAAATAGTCATGGTAGCTTAACAATCTATAATGAAACCAAAACAACATTTAGGTTTCACACGTTTTAAATCAGTAACTTGTACAGCAAGAAATAATCAAATACCTTTTCTCGGTCCATCCTTGCATAGAGGCTAATACTGAGGTCAGTAGTTTTACATAGAGAGCTTCGCGGTCAAGTTTCTTTGCGTCATTAGCAACTTCAGCCAGCATAGCGTGTGATGCGCCTAGCAAGTCAGGTTCCATTTGTGACGTTACTACGTATTGATGAAACAAAACCCAAGTGAAACATAGATTATGCACTGGTCTTGTGATCCCTAGTGTTGACCAAGTTTTCTTCATTAGTTCTAGCATCTCATCGATTTCATCTAGCACCAATGTCTCATCCCTTACATCGAATATCGACTGCAATAATGCTACGTAAAGATGAATGCTGAGAGGGAAACCATCAGCCCAGTGACAAACATCGGATGGGTTTCCATTAGTGCTGCGCCAAGCTAAAGACACGATTACGTTGCATAGTGTTCTCATTGTGT harbors:
- the LOC106321170 gene encoding uncharacterized protein LOC106321170, which encodes MRLREIVRQSENKPIDTSKTSDTMRTLCNVIVSLAWRSTNGNPSDVCHWADGFPLSIHLYVALLQSIFDVRDETLVLDEIDEMLELMKKTWSTLGITRPVHNLCFTWVLFHQYVVTSQMEPDLLGASHAMLAEVANDAKKLDREALYVKLLTSVLASMQGWTEKRLLSYHDYFQRGNVGLIENLLPLALSSSKILGEDVTISQGKGDVKLIDYSGDRVDYYIRASIKTAFSKVIENTKAKILATEEGEEAAATLLHLAKETEELALRERECFSPILKRWHSVAAGVASVSLHQCYGSILMQYLAGRSFISTLERYC
- the LOC106321171 gene encoding NAC transcription factor 25, with product MENMGDSTIGPGHPHLPPGFRFHPTDEELVVHYLKKKAASIPLPVSIIAEIDLYKFDPWELPSKASFGEQEWYFFSPRDRKYPNGVRPNRAATSGYWKATGTDKPIFTCNSHKVGVKKALVFYGGKPPKGIKTDWIMHEYRLTDGNLNTAAKPPDSTTSRKNSLRLDDWVLCRIYKKNSSQRPTMERVLLREDLVEGMLSKSSANSSSTSVLDNNNNNNNNEEHFFDGMAVSSDKRSLCGQYRIGHEASGSSSFGSFLSSKRFHHTSDLNNDNYNVSFVSMLSEIPQSSGFHGNGVIDTTSTLADHGVLRQAFQLPNMNWHP